From one Plectropomus leopardus isolate mb chromosome 8, YSFRI_Pleo_2.0, whole genome shotgun sequence genomic stretch:
- the mipb gene encoding major intrinsic protein of lens fiber b encodes MWEFRSMNFWRAVFAEFFGTMFFVFFGMGAALRWTTGPHHVLHVALCFGLAAATLIQSIGHISGGHINPAVTFAYLVGSQMSLFRAIFYMAAQCLGAVAGAAVLYGVTPGNMRGNMAMNTLQPGISLGMATTVEVFLTMQLVVCIFAVTDERRNGRLGSAALSIGFSVTIGHLMGMYYTGAGMNPARSFAPAVLFRNFINHWVYWVGPMIGGAMGALLYDFMLFPRMRGLSERLATLKGSRPPESETQQDTRGEPIELKTQAL; translated from the exons ATGTGGGAGTTCCGGTCCATGAATTTTTGGCGGGCAGTCTTCGCAGAGTTCTTCGGGACCatgttctttgtatttttcGGCATGGGTGCCGCCCTGCGCTGGACCACCGGGCCTCATCATGTCCTCCATGTGGCCCTGTGCTTCGGGCTGGCAGCTGCCACTCTAATCCAGTCCATCGGCCACATCAGCGGCGGCCACATCAACCCTGCCGTCACGTTCGCCTACCTTGTTGGCtcacagatgtctcttttcCGTGCCATTTTCTACATGGCTGCCCAGTGCCTGGGTGCTGTAGCCGGGGCTGCTGTGCTGTACGGGGTCACACCCGGCAACATGAGGGGCAACATGGCTATGAACACG CTGCAGCCGGGCATCAGTCTGGGAATGGCCACCACAGTGGAGGTTTTCCTCACCATGCAGCTTGTGGTGTGCATCTTTGCCGTGACTGATGAGAGGAGGAATGGACGCCTGGGATCTGCCGCCCTATCCATCGGCTTCTCCGTCACCATTGGACACCTCATGGGG ATGTACTACACCGGTGCTGGAATGAATCCTGCCAGGTCCTTCGCCCCTGCCGTGCTCTTCAGAAACTTCATCAACCACTGG GTGTACTGGGTTGGCCCCATGATAGGAGGTGCAATGGGCGCCCTCCTGTACGATTTCATGCTGTTTCCACGCATGAGAGGTCTGTCCGAGCGCCTGGCCACACTGAAGGGCAGCCGGCCCCCCGAGAGCGAGACCCAGCAGGACACCCGCGGGGAGCCCATCGAGCTCAAGACGCAAGCCCTATAA